In Irregularibacter muris, a single window of DNA contains:
- a CDS encoding Ger(x)C family spore germination protein: protein MAKKILMLLLVCLLLLNTGCWDKQDIEERALVLGIAFDKPPEEELARQRENASEPEHFSPRYSITYIHPLASTVVGKGAGEDTFSSMTITTRSPKEAEREMNTRIDLQLFFGHTDLILFGEDVLKNEEYMKEMMDYLHRNQNINWDAKVAVVQGRAKDVFEMKPTGANLLVPYVVGIMENRRVSSKVSHVTLTQMLTELGQRGTVVLPKINLGKDEVKVEGAAIIQNFKFRGYFTGQEARSLMFLKGTLQGGGIVTKYEDTLISYTIVNSKLEKKLKTTEDGLQMIFKLRTEGQLDEGTYNLDLMDDKLIKTMEKSVAEEITKDAMETIKKLQREYKADVIRVGSYIQKFHPKIWKQVEKDWEEVFSSMDIQVQTDARIRRVGVVE from the coding sequence ATGGCTAAAAAGATATTGATGCTACTATTGGTTTGTTTACTGCTATTGAATACTGGATGTTGGGACAAACAAGATATTGAAGAACGAGCCCTTGTTTTAGGTATCGCCTTTGATAAGCCCCCAGAGGAAGAGCTAGCAAGACAAAGAGAGAATGCCTCAGAACCAGAGCATTTTTCTCCTCGTTATAGTATCACCTATATTCATCCCTTAGCCAGTACAGTAGTTGGTAAGGGGGCTGGGGAGGACACATTTTCCTCTATGACCATTACCACCAGAAGTCCTAAGGAAGCCGAAAGGGAAATGAATACCAGAATAGATCTACAATTGTTCTTTGGACATACCGATTTGATTTTGTTTGGAGAAGATGTTTTGAAAAATGAAGAATATATGAAGGAAATGATGGACTATCTCCATAGAAACCAAAATATTAATTGGGATGCCAAGGTGGCAGTAGTGCAGGGAAGAGCCAAGGATGTCTTTGAGATGAAACCCACAGGGGCAAATTTATTGGTCCCTTATGTTGTGGGGATTATGGAAAATAGAAGAGTATCCTCTAAGGTTTCCCATGTAACGCTAACCCAAATGCTGACTGAACTAGGGCAGAGGGGCACGGTTGTTCTCCCCAAAATCAACCTAGGAAAGGATGAAGTTAAAGTAGAGGGAGCAGCCATTATTCAAAACTTTAAATTTAGGGGTTATTTTACGGGTCAGGAGGCTAGGTCCTTGATGTTCTTAAAGGGGACTCTACAAGGGGGAGGCATTGTGACAAAATATGAAGACACCTTAATTTCCTATACCATAGTGAATAGCAAGCTAGAGAAGAAGTTGAAGACTACCGAAGATGGTCTCCAGATGATTTTCAAACTTAGGACAGAAGGTCAGTTAGATGAGGGTACCTATAATTTGGATTTGATGGACGATAAGCTGATTAAAACAATGGAGAAATCAGTGGCAGAGGAAATAACAAAGGATGCCATGGAGACCATTAAAAAGCTCCAAAGGGAGTATAAAGCAGATGTCATTCGGGTAGGAAGTTATATACAGAAATTCCATCCGAAGATATGGAAACAGGTGGAGAAGGATTGGGAAGAGGTATTTTCTTCCATGGATATTCAGGTGCAAACCGATGCAAGAATTCGTAGGGTAGGAGTAGTAGAGTGA
- the spoIIR gene encoding stage II sporulation protein R — MNKKYKVLMMICTLVSILLVQQLFSTNKVLANVDRVEDLMKNSKVQSQEEIAQSLIRFHVLANSDSDSDQEVKAVVRDEVLKEIVPYLEKSQSLEETRNIIENNKDKMIEVATEVLKENGKDYGATAALGKFSFPTKYYGQFSLPAGTYEAFRIVLGEGKGANWWCVMFPPLCFIHVEDTASNTESVEEMIEPAAHGLEEEDEEEESIEKEPEVEVRWKIVEIFQSLFK; from the coding sequence ATGAATAAAAAATATAAGGTATTGATGATGATTTGTACATTGGTAAGTATTTTATTGGTACAACAATTATTTTCTACAAATAAGGTACTGGCCAATGTAGATAGAGTAGAAGATTTAATGAAAAACTCTAAAGTACAATCCCAGGAGGAAATAGCTCAAAGTCTTATCCGCTTTCATGTGCTTGCCAATAGTGATTCTGATAGTGATCAAGAGGTAAAGGCAGTAGTAAGGGATGAAGTATTGAAAGAGATTGTGCCTTACCTGGAAAAGTCCCAGAGTTTAGAAGAAACCAGAAACATTATTGAAAATAATAAAGATAAAATGATAGAGGTAGCTACAGAGGTATTGAAGGAAAATGGGAAAGACTATGGAGCTACAGCTGCCCTAGGAAAATTTTCTTTCCCTACAAAATATTACGGACAATTTAGCTTGCCTGCAGGAACCTATGAGGCCTTTCGTATTGTATTGGGAGAGGGAAAAGGAGCTAATTGGTGGTGTGTGATGTTTCCACCTCTTTGCTTTATTCATGTAGAGGATACAGCCTCAAATACTGAAAGCGTAGAAGAGATGATAGAACCTGCCGCCCATGGTTTAGAGGAAGAGGATGAAGAAGAAGAGAGTATAGAGAAAGAACCAGAGGTAGAGGTAAGATGGAAGATTGTAGAGATTTTTCAATCTTTGTTTAAATAA
- a CDS encoding aminotransferase class I/II-fold pyridoxal phosphate-dependent enzyme, whose translation MLTEMDQNKTPLFDALKAYNKSKVIPFDVPGHKHGVGLPEFAEYVGSKVLEIDVNAMECLDNICNPIGVIKEATDLAAAAYGGDYAYFLVNGTSSGVQAMIMSYCHPGDKILIPRNAHKSAIGGIILSGAIPIYIQPEIDERIGIAMGMSMEKVRIAMDEHPDAKAIFLINPTYYGAVSDVREIVKLAKKRDMAVLVDEAHGAHMSFHPELPIGGIQVGADMSAISTHKTGGSLTQSSLLVLNNEKLDVQKVKSIINLTQTTSASYLLMASIDVARKQLAIRGEELLEKVLELSRYGRDKINEIGGYYAFGKDLIGNPGVHDFDETKLGVHVKELGLTGYGVERILRSKYNIQVELADMYNILCIISLGDRKESIDALINALREIKEKYGKPGRGKSIITPPLKNPEVIISPRDAYYSIKRVVKLRDSIGEISGESVMAYPPGIPVVTPGEKITKELVEYIEALKAQKSMLQGTEDPYVDYIKILGMNS comes from the coding sequence ATTTTGACAGAAATGGATCAAAATAAAACACCTTTGTTTGATGCTCTAAAGGCATACAATAAAAGCAAAGTCATACCCTTTGATGTACCGGGACATAAACATGGGGTAGGACTGCCAGAGTTTGCAGAATATGTAGGTTCTAAGGTATTAGAAATTGATGTTAATGCCATGGAATGTTTAGATAATATATGTAATCCTATAGGCGTTATCAAAGAAGCCACTGATTTAGCCGCAGCAGCCTATGGGGGAGATTATGCTTATTTTTTAGTCAATGGAACAAGCTCCGGAGTACAGGCCATGATTATGTCCTATTGTCATCCCGGGGATAAAATATTGATTCCCAGAAATGCCCATAAGTCTGCTATAGGAGGCATTATATTGAGCGGAGCTATTCCTATCTATATTCAGCCTGAGATTGATGAAAGAATCGGAATAGCCATGGGTATGAGCATGGAAAAGGTGAGAATAGCCATGGATGAACATCCCGATGCCAAGGCCATTTTTCTCATCAATCCCACCTATTATGGGGCCGTGTCTGATGTAAGAGAGATAGTAAAATTAGCTAAAAAACGGGATATGGCGGTATTAGTAGATGAAGCCCATGGTGCCCATATGTCCTTTCATCCTGAGCTACCCATAGGAGGTATACAGGTAGGAGCAGACATGAGTGCCATTAGCACCCATAAAACCGGAGGGTCCTTAACCCAAAGCTCTCTATTGGTATTAAACAATGAGAAGCTAGATGTACAGAAGGTCAAATCCATTATTAACCTTACTCAAACCACCAGTGCCTCTTATTTGCTCATGGCTTCTATTGATGTGGCAAGAAAACAACTCGCCATTAGAGGGGAAGAATTATTGGAAAAAGTATTAGAGCTTTCCCGTTATGGTAGAGATAAAATCAATGAAATCGGTGGTTATTATGCCTTTGGTAAGGATTTGATAGGCAATCCAGGAGTCCATGACTTTGATGAAACCAAACTGGGAGTTCATGTAAAAGAACTAGGATTAACTGGTTATGGGGTAGAAAGAATTTTACGATCAAAATATAATATCCAAGTAGAACTTGCAGATATGTACAATATATTGTGTATTATCTCCTTGGGGGACCGCAAAGAAAGTATAGATGCCCTTATTAATGCCCTAAGGGAGATAAAAGAAAAGTATGGAAAACCTGGAAGAGGAAAATCCATCATCACCCCGCCCCTTAAAAATCCTGAAGTCATTATCTCACCCAGAGATGCCTACTATAGCATTAAACGAGTAGTAAAACTTAGGGACTCCATAGGAGAAATCAGTGGAGAGTCGGTTATGGCCTATCCCCCAGGGATACCCGTAGTCACTCCAGGAGAAAAAATTACAAAAGAATTAGTGGAATATATAGAAGCTTTAAAAGCACAGAAAAGTATGCTCCAGGGGACAGAAGATCCCTATGTGGATTATATAAAGATTTTGGGAATGAACAGCTAA
- a CDS encoding DUF1934 domain-containing protein, translating into MKKKVWLSIKGKQQTQDQEAEIIELLTEGELYNKDKSQYILYKESEVSGMEGTTTTVKIEGDQVTIIRLGTTNSHLVFKKGKKKYNRYETPYGDLLMSISTKNVDVEYNEEKDPIAIHLDYNMEIDGAHGSRNTLDIQVKH; encoded by the coding sequence ATGAAGAAAAAAGTTTGGCTGAGTATTAAAGGGAAACAACAGACCCAGGATCAAGAAGCAGAGATCATTGAACTTCTTACTGAGGGAGAATTATACAACAAAGATAAAAGTCAATATATTTTATATAAAGAAAGTGAAGTCTCGGGAATGGAAGGGACCACTACCACAGTGAAAATAGAAGGAGATCAGGTGACCATTATTAGATTGGGCACGACCAACTCTCACTTGGTTTTTAAAAAGGGAAAAAAGAAATATAATCGCTATGAAACCCCCTACGGAGATTTGCTCATGAGCATTTCTACCAAAAATGTAGATGTGGAATATAACGAAGAAAAGGATCCTATTGCTATTCATCTGGATTACAATATGGAAATTGACGGCGCCCATGGATCTAGAAATACATTAGATATTCAAGTAAAACATTAA
- the sleB gene encoding spore cortex-lytic enzyme — MKKKLIAIVMISTLIFALAGAYLNEKIVMAQQNVIYYGSDSNSVRQLQQKLKDWGYMKDGTVDGSFGWKTEQAVKAFQKKQGLTADGKAGQQTLNAMGLGHLIKKAPANTNYQASRGTSNRDEVYILAQAIHGEARGEPYIGQVAVGAVILNRVRHASFPNSVSGVIFQPGAFTAVADGQMFMAPDESSLKAARDALAGWDPSSGAIYYYNTAKTTNKWIYSRPVIKTIGKHVFAN; from the coding sequence GTGAAAAAAAAATTAATTGCAATAGTGATGATCTCGACCTTAATTTTTGCCCTAGCCGGTGCCTATCTCAATGAAAAAATAGTGATGGCACAACAAAATGTTATTTACTATGGCAGCGATAGCAATTCAGTGAGACAATTGCAGCAAAAATTAAAGGATTGGGGATACATGAAGGATGGTACTGTAGACGGATCCTTTGGTTGGAAAACTGAACAGGCTGTAAAGGCTTTTCAGAAAAAACAGGGTTTAACAGCTGATGGAAAAGCAGGACAACAGACTTTAAATGCCATGGGTTTAGGACATTTAATAAAAAAAGCCCCCGCGAATACCAACTATCAAGCCAGTAGGGGAACCAGCAATAGGGATGAAGTCTATATATTAGCCCAGGCTATTCATGGGGAGGCCAGGGGTGAGCCCTATATCGGCCAAGTGGCAGTAGGGGCAGTTATTCTCAATCGGGTAAGGCATGCTTCTTTCCCTAATTCCGTAAGTGGTGTCATTTTTCAACCAGGGGCCTTTACGGCGGTGGCAGATGGGCAGATGTTTATGGCTCCCGATGAAAGTTCGCTTAAAGCTGCAAGGGATGCCCTAGCAGGATGGGATCCATCTAGTGGAGCGATTTATTATTATAATACTGCCAAGACTACCAATAAATGGATTTACTCACGCCCCGTTATCAAAACAATTGGTAAGCACGTTTTTGCCAATTAG
- the argS gene encoding arginine--tRNA ligase — MSGSIENLQNSIKESIKKALEKAMKEQAFTIEEIPEIILEVPREKAHGDFATNIAMQLTKQAKKPPRVIAQAIVDNMDTQGTYIQNTTIAGPGFINFQLENSWLVEVLKEIDAKRENYGKIQIGQGKTVNVEFISANPTGPMHMGNARGGALGDSLAEILKAAGYEVTKEFYINDAGNQIEKFGQSLEARYLELLGQDAEVPEGGYQGEDIVQHMRNFIELQGDKYLQEEPQVRRKAFIDYALQKNVDRLKQDLGEYGIHFDLWFSEESMHKSNLIQDTIETLEKRGHTYKKDGALWFKSSEFGGDKDEVLIRNNGIPTYFAADIAYHRNKLQVRNFDLAINIWGADHHGHVARLKGAMEALGIEPSRLEVIIMQLVRLMRNGEVARMSKRKGQSITLSDLVEEVGKDAARFFFNMRTADSHLDFDLDLAVKQSNENPVFYVQYAHARICSILRQMKKEGITLDVIQDAHLELLKEEPELELMRRLADLPEEIAIVARTLEPSRITRYALDLAGLLHSFYNACRVKVEDQELMKARLMLVACTRQVLENVLTLLGITAPERM, encoded by the coding sequence TTGAGCGGAAGCATAGAAAATTTACAAAATAGCATAAAGGAAAGCATTAAAAAGGCATTAGAAAAGGCAATGAAAGAGCAGGCATTTACCATAGAAGAGATACCAGAAATTATATTAGAAGTACCCAGGGAAAAGGCCCATGGGGATTTTGCTACCAATATTGCTATGCAACTAACCAAGCAAGCAAAAAAACCTCCAAGGGTTATTGCCCAGGCAATTGTGGACAATATGGATACCCAAGGTACATATATTCAAAATACTACTATCGCAGGACCTGGTTTTATTAATTTCCAATTAGAAAACAGCTGGTTGGTAGAAGTATTAAAGGAAATTGATGCCAAGCGTGAAAATTACGGAAAAATCCAGATAGGACAGGGAAAGACTGTCAATGTAGAGTTTATCAGTGCTAACCCTACAGGACCTATGCACATGGGCAACGCCAGAGGAGGAGCCCTAGGAGATTCCCTAGCAGAGATACTTAAAGCAGCAGGTTATGAAGTAACCAAAGAATTCTATATCAATGATGCGGGAAATCAGATTGAAAAATTTGGACAATCCCTAGAGGCTAGATATCTGGAGTTATTGGGACAAGATGCAGAGGTACCCGAAGGCGGCTATCAGGGGGAAGACATTGTCCAGCATATGAGAAATTTCATTGAGCTACAGGGGGACAAATATTTACAGGAAGAACCACAGGTGCGAAGAAAGGCCTTTATAGACTATGCTCTTCAAAAGAATGTAGATCGATTAAAGCAGGACCTAGGAGAATACGGCATTCATTTTGATCTATGGTTTTCAGAGGAATCCATGCATAAGAGTAACTTAATCCAAGATACCATTGAAACCTTAGAGAAAAGAGGACATACCTACAAAAAGGATGGCGCTCTTTGGTTTAAGTCCTCTGAGTTTGGGGGAGATAAGGATGAAGTACTCATTCGAAATAACGGGATCCCCACCTACTTTGCAGCAGATATTGCTTATCATAGAAATAAATTGCAGGTCAGAAATTTTGACCTAGCCATCAACATTTGGGGAGCCGATCACCATGGCCATGTGGCAAGATTAAAGGGAGCTATGGAGGCCCTAGGTATTGAGCCATCCCGTTTAGAAGTTATTATTATGCAATTAGTGCGTTTAATGAGAAATGGCGAAGTGGCTAGAATGTCTAAAAGAAAGGGACAATCCATCACCTTATCAGATTTGGTGGAGGAAGTAGGTAAGGATGCCGCTAGATTTTTCTTCAATATGAGGACAGCGGACAGCCATTTGGACTTTGATCTAGACCTAGCTGTAAAACAATCCAATGAAAACCCTGTGTTTTATGTACAATATGCCCATGCCCGCATCTGTAGTATCCTTCGTCAAATGAAGAAGGAAGGAATCACCCTAGATGTCATTCAAGATGCACACCTTGAATTATTAAAGGAAGAACCTGAACTAGAACTTATGAGAAGACTAGCAGATCTTCCAGAGGAAATTGCTATTGTAGCCCGTACCCTAGAGCCTAGTCGGATTACCCGCTATGCCTTAGACCTAGCAGGCTTGCTTCACAGTTTTTACAATGCCTGTAGGGTAAAGGTAGAAGATCAAGAACTCATGAAAGCAAGATTGATGTTGGTGGCCTGCACCCGCCAAGTACTTGAAAATGTATTAACTTTATTGGGGATTACAGCACCAGAGAGAATGTAA
- a CDS encoding D-alanine--D-alanine ligase — protein sequence MDKKQTVAVIFGGQSGEHEVSLMSSTNVIEAMDKDRYNVVMIGITKEGKWMIYNGPVEKIKDGQWEKEEEYLLEDFSIQHPILKKIDVVFPILHGPMGEDGTVQGLFELFNIPYVGCGVLASAVGMDKIYTKTLYEMAGLPQGQYLLIMRRKWQEEQEKAIEKIEGKLDYPIFIKPANMGSSVGITKAHNREELIKGIDQAAQYDRKILLEEFIDCREIECAVLGNEEPKASILGEIIPSNEFYDYEAKYLDGDGSKLLMPAPLDQETTETIQKLAIKAFKAIDGSGLARVDFFVEKNTGKIYINEINTLPGFTNISMYPKLWENTGIPYCQLIDKLIELAQERFEDKKNRA from the coding sequence ATGGATAAAAAACAAACAGTGGCAGTGATTTTTGGAGGGCAATCAGGAGAACACGAAGTATCCCTTATGTCTTCTACCAATGTCATTGAGGCCATGGATAAAGATAGATATAATGTTGTCATGATTGGGATTACCAAAGAGGGAAAATGGATGATCTACAATGGACCTGTGGAAAAAATAAAGGATGGGCAATGGGAAAAGGAAGAGGAATATTTATTAGAGGACTTTTCTATCCAACATCCTATACTAAAAAAAATTGATGTGGTATTTCCCATACTTCATGGTCCCATGGGAGAAGATGGTACAGTACAAGGTCTTTTTGAACTTTTTAATATTCCCTATGTAGGATGTGGAGTGCTGGCCTCTGCTGTAGGTATGGATAAGATTTATACCAAAACCCTTTATGAAATGGCAGGCCTACCCCAAGGGCAATATCTTTTAATCATGAGAAGAAAATGGCAAGAGGAGCAAGAAAAAGCCATAGAAAAAATAGAGGGGAAATTAGATTATCCCATTTTTATCAAACCAGCTAACATGGGTTCCAGCGTGGGCATTACCAAAGCCCACAATAGAGAAGAGCTAATAAAAGGCATAGACCAAGCCGCCCAATATGATAGAAAAATTCTACTAGAAGAATTCATTGATTGTAGAGAAATAGAGTGTGCGGTATTAGGGAACGAAGAGCCTAAGGCTTCTATATTGGGAGAGATTATTCCTTCCAATGAATTTTATGATTATGAGGCTAAATATTTAGATGGAGATGGATCAAAATTATTGATGCCTGCTCCCCTTGATCAAGAAACCACAGAGACCATTCAGAAATTAGCCATTAAGGCCTTTAAGGCAATAGATGGTAGTGGATTAGCCCGGGTAGACTTTTTTGTAGAGAAAAATACAGGGAAAATATATATTAATGAAATCAATACTTTGCCAGGGTTTACCAATATCAGCATGTATCCAAAACTATGGGAAAATACCGGCATACCCTATTGCCAATTAATTGATAAACTTATTGAACTTGCCCAAGAACGTTTTGAAGATAAAAAGAACAGAGCTTAG
- a CDS encoding GerAB/ArcD/ProY family transporter: MDNNKIKISSLQLGILIVVTIMGVGILAVPRIVVQDVGSDGWLLILIGGGFSLIATMIIHALGSRFPNKQFFDYTTELIGKPLASIVVIVYTLYFIPICAFIIRIFGEVLKMYLLPRTPIEVIIITFLLALAYLIRQGLEAIVRFYEIMLFLMIIPFLLSLLAGTYKVDYTNLLPVFQSSPLDMMKSSLQLFLSFLGFESALLFIPYVADHKNTKKSMIIAISFVTVIYLFTTMLVISTFGVDETGQLIWPLMSYVKAIEVPGSFIEQLEGIIMTIWVFFAYTTSSTLYFSGSITLSKLTGVKDYRVYVMLILPIIYILALLPGNIAEVYDWDSRVSIYLGATVAFIIPLLLLVVSILRKKGEKTHG; this comes from the coding sequence ATGGACAACAATAAAATAAAGATTTCCTCACTGCAATTAGGTATCCTGATCGTAGTAACCATCATGGGGGTAGGGATATTGGCTGTGCCTAGAATCGTTGTACAAGATGTTGGCTCAGACGGTTGGCTGCTGATTTTAATTGGGGGAGGGTTTAGTCTAATCGCTACTATGATTATCCATGCTTTAGGAAGTAGATTCCCGAATAAGCAGTTTTTTGACTATACTACAGAGCTCATAGGAAAACCTCTAGCCAGCATTGTGGTGATAGTGTATACCCTATATTTCATCCCTATTTGTGCCTTCATTATTAGAATCTTTGGAGAGGTATTGAAGATGTATTTATTACCTCGGACGCCTATTGAGGTGATTATCATAACCTTTTTATTGGCATTAGCCTATTTAATCAGGCAGGGACTGGAAGCCATTGTGAGATTCTATGAGATTATGTTGTTTTTAATGATCATACCCTTTTTATTGTCCTTACTTGCCGGTACCTACAAGGTCGATTACACGAATTTACTTCCCGTGTTTCAATCATCCCCCTTAGACATGATGAAGAGCAGTCTTCAGCTTTTTCTAAGCTTTCTAGGTTTTGAATCTGCTCTGTTATTTATACCCTATGTGGCAGATCATAAAAACACCAAAAAGTCTATGATTATTGCAATCTCTTTTGTTACGGTTATCTATCTTTTTACCACAATGCTTGTTATCTCCACCTTTGGAGTGGATGAAACTGGCCAATTAATATGGCCCTTAATGTCCTATGTGAAAGCTATTGAAGTGCCCGGCTCCTTTATTGAGCAATTGGAAGGAATTATTATGACCATTTGGGTATTTTTTGCCTATACCACCTCTTCCACTCTTTATTTCTCAGGGAGCATAACCCTAAGTAAATTGACCGGGGTAAAGGATTATAGAGTCTATGTCATGTTGATCTTACCCATTATTTACATATTAGCTCTGCTACCAGGGAATATAGCAGAGGTCTACGATTGGGACAGTAGGGTATCCATTTACTTGGGTGCCACTGTAGCCTTTATTATTCCCCTTCTTCTGCTGGTGGTATCAATCCTTAGAAAGAAAGGAGAAAAGACCCATGGCTAA
- the ypeB gene encoding germination protein YpeB produces MKNRRVITWLLVLAVAAAGLWGYREYTNKNNYRTFLENQYKNDFYSLLNSMESIQTLLAKSVVSQSDEQRALALTEAWKLSDLAQMNLNRLPISHLSLNETSKFLTQLGDFSYSLGKQNIKGDVMSRKQWEDLERLHNNSGYMVTALQKLHQDMTDQSVQFGSIREEGGLTLRRVSDNVITENLTRVEKEMITYPKMIYDGPFSDHLIDIEPKAIKGEGLTRNQGEEKIIAFLGSDKVGEINQLSRGEGVIHTYGYEVVPAGEEGDRRIYVEVSRKGGHVVWMMDSRNIDRVVLSMPKALEKAQDFLEEKGFNNMVPSYSEKYNGVAVFNFAYEQDDVLMYPDLMKVQVALDDGEIIGFESQGYWTSHEKRDIPTPEISLQEAKDKVSERLDIFKERLAIIPTESKKEVLCYEFKGNFQGDTFIVYINALTGEEQQILKVINTNTGDLTM; encoded by the coding sequence ATGAAAAATAGAAGGGTAATTACATGGTTACTTGTTCTAGCCGTAGCTGCTGCAGGATTATGGGGGTATAGGGAATATACCAATAAAAATAATTATCGAACATTTTTGGAAAATCAATATAAAAATGATTTTTATTCTCTGTTAAATTCCATGGAAAGTATTCAAACTTTATTGGCCAAGTCAGTAGTCAGCCAATCGGATGAACAAAGAGCATTAGCCTTGACAGAAGCTTGGAAATTATCGGATTTAGCCCAGATGAATCTCAATCGACTACCTATTAGCCATCTATCGCTTAACGAGACCTCTAAGTTTTTAACACAGTTAGGTGATTTTTCCTATTCCTTGGGAAAACAAAATATTAAAGGAGACGTCATGAGTCGAAAACAATGGGAAGATTTAGAAAGGCTACATAATAATTCCGGTTATATGGTTACAGCCTTACAAAAACTACACCAAGATATGACAGATCAGTCGGTACAATTTGGAAGCATAAGAGAGGAAGGCGGATTGACCCTAAGAAGAGTATCCGATAACGTCATTACAGAAAATCTTACTAGAGTAGAAAAGGAAATGATTACCTACCCTAAGATGATTTATGACGGCCCCTTTTCAGACCATCTTATAGATATAGAACCCAAAGCAATAAAAGGGGAGGGGCTGACAAGAAATCAAGGAGAAGAAAAGATTATAGCCTTCTTAGGTTCAGATAAAGTCGGTGAAATTAATCAATTAAGTCGAGGAGAAGGAGTAATTCATACTTATGGCTATGAAGTTGTACCGGCAGGAGAAGAGGGAGATCGAAGAATTTATGTAGAAGTCAGCAGAAAGGGTGGCCATGTGGTATGGATGATGGACAGTAGAAATATTGACCGGGTAGTATTATCTATGCCAAAGGCCTTAGAAAAGGCCCAAGACTTCTTAGAGGAAAAAGGTTTCAACAATATGGTACCTTCTTATTCTGAAAAATATAATGGAGTAGCTGTATTTAACTTTGCCTATGAGCAGGATGATGTTCTGATGTATCCTGATTTGATGAAAGTGCAGGTTGCCTTAGATGATGGGGAGATAATCGGTTTTGAGTCCCAGGGCTATTGGACCAGTCATGAAAAAAGAGATATCCCCACTCCAGAGATTTCATTACAAGAGGCAAAGGATAAGGTTAGTGAGCGACTAGATATCTTTAAAGAGCGCCTAGCCATTATTCCCACAGAAAGCAAAAAAGAAGTGCTGTGTTATGAATTTAAGGGAAACTTCCAGGGAGATACATTTATTGTATATATCAATGCCCTTACAGGAGAAGAACAACAGATATTAAAAGTGATCAATACCAATACTGGCGACTTAACGATGTAA